In Lutra lutra chromosome 6, mLutLut1.2, whole genome shotgun sequence, the following are encoded in one genomic region:
- the HUS1B gene encoding LOW QUALITY PROTEIN: checkpoint protein HUS1B (The sequence of the model RefSeq protein was modified relative to this genomic sequence to represent the inferred CDS: inserted 4 bases in 3 codons; deleted 3 bases in 2 codons; substituted 1 base at 1 genomic stop codon): protein MKFCANITGEDFLELFIHITSKASGSLCALCALGLMTSVICDARVWCEVRRGDFYHFXVEDVLEALKEIYLELTSEHLFRTVRSTGNAFTLKPQLTDKWRPHLTVXLELPLPTGWAPVVVLDPSDGPVRVLNPVAXEDFLEPSMKACDVWVYLLALKTLKSSVERIANLGDXVLVETNLNGEMNFSVETDVMSIKSYFNNLGNPPKSAQDMSQDGSLENMVGVLVESGKLLQFFEGQQINPVTALCNVLSNTILHLVLVHEDVSLQYFIPVL from the exons ATGAAGTTTTGTGCCAACATCACTGGTGAGGACTTTTTAGAGCTCTTTATTCATATC ACTTCCAAAGCTAGTGGGAGCCTGTGTGCTCTATGCGCTTTAGGCCTGATGACCTCAGTCATCTGTGATGCCAGAGTGTGGTGTGAGGTGAGGCGGGGAGACTTCTACCACT GCGTGGAAGATGTTTTAGAAGCGTTGAAGGAGATTTATTTAGAGCTAACATCTGAGCATTTGTTCAGAACAGTGAGAAGCACAGGGAATGCC TTTACCTTGAAGCCCCAGTTGACCGACAAGTGGCGTCCCCACCTCACTGT TCTGGAGCTGCCATTGCCCACAGGTTGGGCTCCTGTGGTAGTACTTGATCCATCTGATGGGCCTGTGAGGGTTCTTAATCCAGTGGCATGAGAAGATTTCCTGGAGCCCAGCATGAAAGCCTGTGATGTTTGGGTTTATCTTCTGGCTTTGAAGACTCTGAAGAGCAGTGTAGAAAGGATAGCCAACTTGGGTG AAGTGCTGGTTGAAACAAATCTAAATGGCGAAATGAACTTCAGTGTAGAAACTGATGTCATGtctattaaaagttattttaacaaTCTTGGAAATCCTCCAAAGTCTGCTCAGGATATGTCTCAAGACGGAAGCCTGGAGAACATGGTGGGAGTGCTAGTAGAGAGTGGGAAGCTTCTGCAGTTTTTCGAGGGACAGCAAATAAATCCTGTAACAGCCTTATGCAATGTTTTGAGCAATACTATTCTTCATCTTGTTTTGGTTCATGAAGATGTCTCtcttcagtatttcattcctGTCTTATAA